One Verrucomicrobiales bacterium DNA segment encodes these proteins:
- a CDS encoding aquaporin family protein, with product MSPFTAELIGTMLLITLGNGVVANVLLNKSKGYNSGWIVITAGWAFAVTVGVYVSNAASGGHLNPAFTLALAITGKFPWANVGSYLLAQLLGAMLGSLLVWLAYLPHWKETPDAGAKLAIFCTAPAIRHPLSNLVTEFIGTFVLVLGAMSMTSPQNLLPDSGFAKGFGPCLVGILVWALGVSLGGPTGYAINPVRDFGPRLAHALLPIAGKGGSDWGYAWIPVLGPILGGTAGAFCYQLINS from the coding sequence ATGTCTCCATTCACGGCTGAACTTATTGGAACGATGCTGCTCATTACGCTGGGCAATGGCGTCGTGGCGAACGTGCTGCTCAACAAATCGAAAGGCTATAACTCGGGGTGGATCGTGATCACTGCGGGTTGGGCCTTCGCGGTGACGGTGGGTGTTTATGTGTCCAACGCTGCGAGTGGTGGTCATCTCAATCCTGCCTTTACTCTGGCCCTGGCCATCACTGGCAAGTTTCCTTGGGCCAATGTAGGTTCCTATCTTCTGGCGCAGCTTCTGGGAGCCATGCTGGGTTCGCTGCTTGTCTGGCTCGCCTACCTTCCCCATTGGAAAGAAACCCCGGATGCCGGCGCCAAGCTCGCGATCTTCTGCACCGCCCCGGCCATCCGCCATCCGCTGTCGAATCTCGTCACCGAGTTCATCGGCACCTTCGTGCTCGTCCTGGGGGCGATGTCCATGACCTCGCCGCAGAATCTTCTTCCCGACTCCGGCTTCGCCAAAGGCTTCGGCCCGTGCTTGGTGGGTATTCTCGTTTGGGCACTCGGCGTCTCCCTGGGCGGACCCACGGGATATGCGATCAATCCGGTTCGCGACTTCGGCCCCCGACTGGCCCACGCCCTCCTCCCGATCGCAGGGAAGGGAGGCTCCGACTGGGGCTATGCCTGGATTCCGGTGCTGGGACCCATTTTGGGTGGGACGGCCGGAGCCTTCTGCTATCAACTGATCAACTCCTGA
- the glpK gene encoding glycerol kinase GlpK gives MKQYILALDQGTTSSRAILFDHRGSVVAMAQKEFRQIYPRPGWVEHDANEIWATQSGVAAEVLARARIKSSRVAAIGITNQRETTVVWDRETGEPVGHAIVWQDRRTAGMCDRLKRRGLAPLIRKKTGLVIDAYFSATKLQWILQNVPGAKRRAKAGTLAFGTVDSWLIWKLTGGKQHVTDPSNASRTMLFNIKTGRWDDELLDLFEIPRSVLPEVCSSSEVYGEAEIFPTPVPIAGIAGDQQAALFGQVCTRPGMIKNTYGTGCFMLMHTGAKPIPSKNNLLTTVAWKIGNHTEYALEGSVFIAGAVVQWLRDGLGIIRSSKEVEELAKRVKDTDGVYLVPAFAGLGAPHWDPYARGVLVGLTRGTQSAHIARAALEGIAFQVRDILHAMESDSGIRLKELRVDGGASANNLLMQFQSDLLNVPVARPRVAETTALGAAYLAGLAVGYWKSREQLSAQWQMDRRFTPGMKAAERSRRLAGWNKALQRAKEWETPEAS, from the coding sequence ATGAAACAATACATCCTTGCCCTCGACCAGGGAACGACGAGCTCGCGAGCCATCTTGTTTGATCATCGCGGTTCGGTGGTGGCGATGGCTCAGAAGGAATTTCGTCAGATCTATCCTCGTCCAGGATGGGTGGAACACGACGCGAACGAGATTTGGGCGACCCAGTCCGGCGTGGCGGCCGAGGTGCTCGCCCGGGCCCGCATCAAGTCCTCCCGAGTGGCGGCTATCGGAATCACCAATCAGCGCGAGACAACCGTGGTGTGGGATCGCGAGACCGGGGAGCCGGTAGGCCACGCCATCGTGTGGCAAGACCGCCGGACGGCGGGAATGTGTGATCGTCTCAAACGGCGAGGACTCGCCCCGCTCATTCGCAAAAAGACCGGGCTGGTTATCGATGCGTATTTCTCCGCCACGAAGCTGCAGTGGATTCTGCAGAACGTGCCGGGTGCCAAGCGCCGAGCCAAGGCGGGTACCTTAGCTTTTGGCACCGTCGACTCTTGGCTGATCTGGAAGCTCACCGGAGGCAAGCAGCATGTCACTGATCCCAGCAATGCCTCGCGCACCATGCTGTTCAACATCAAGACGGGTCGATGGGACGACGAATTGCTGGACCTTTTCGAGATTCCTCGCTCGGTACTGCCGGAGGTGTGCAGCTCAAGCGAGGTCTACGGAGAGGCGGAGATCTTCCCCACTCCAGTCCCCATCGCGGGCATTGCGGGAGATCAGCAGGCCGCTTTGTTCGGTCAGGTGTGCACGCGTCCGGGAATGATCAAGAACACCTACGGCACGGGCTGCTTTATGCTCATGCATACCGGGGCCAAACCCATTCCTTCGAAGAACAATCTGCTGACCACCGTCGCGTGGAAGATTGGCAACCACACGGAGTATGCTCTCGAGGGAAGCGTGTTCATTGCTGGTGCCGTGGTCCAATGGCTGCGGGACGGGCTGGGGATCATCCGGTCCTCGAAGGAGGTTGAGGAGTTGGCCAAGCGGGTGAAGGACACCGATGGTGTCTATTTGGTTCCCGCGTTCGCTGGGTTGGGAGCCCCGCACTGGGACCCGTATGCGCGCGGCGTGCTGGTGGGACTGACCCGAGGTACCCAGTCGGCGCACATCGCCCGGGCGGCGCTCGAGGGCATCGCTTTTCAGGTTCGAGACATCTTGCACGCAATGGAATCAGACTCGGGCATTCGGCTGAAGGAACTTCGAGTGGACGGAGGGGCGAGCGCCAACAACTTGCTGATGCAATTCCAATCAGATCTCTTGAATGTCCCGGTGGCTCGACCTCGCGTCGCGGAAACGACCGCTTTGGGCGCGGCCTACCTGGCCGGATTGGCGGTGGGATACTGGAAGAGTCGGGAACAGCTCTCGGCGCAATGGCAGATGGACCGGCGGTTCACTCCGGGTATGAAGGCGGCCGAGCGATCGCGTCGGCTGGCTGGGTGGAATAAAGCGCTGCAGCGGGCGAAGGAATGGGAAACTCCGGAGGCCTCCTAG
- a CDS encoding SGNH/GDSL hydrolase family protein yields the protein MNAHSGDSAPWTRRDFLSASGLALGSAGLLAATGAIAAEKPEKPQSAKLRISKQHTVLFQGDSITDAGRSREKAAVANDQAGLGSGYAGMAAVGLLLDHPDYNLKVYNRGISGNKVFQLADRWADDCVKLQPNIVSILIGVNDFWHTLNGGYKGTIETYEKDYRALIERTLTELPGVSLAICEPFVLRCGAVNDRWFPEFDKYRKVSRTLAEEYRARFVAFQLMFDRAVKYAPAEYWAKDGVHPTAAGSALMAHTWLNVVLSKRG from the coding sequence ATGAATGCACATTCCGGTGACTCTGCACCATGGACGCGACGCGACTTTCTCTCCGCTTCAGGCCTGGCGCTCGGCTCGGCGGGCCTACTGGCCGCCACGGGAGCGATCGCGGCCGAAAAGCCTGAAAAGCCACAATCCGCTAAACTTCGCATCTCCAAGCAGCATACCGTCTTGTTCCAAGGCGACTCCATTACGGACGCCGGACGCAGCCGTGAGAAAGCTGCCGTGGCCAATGACCAGGCAGGGCTGGGCAGTGGTTATGCTGGCATGGCGGCCGTCGGCCTGCTGCTCGACCATCCGGATTACAACCTGAAGGTCTACAACCGAGGTATCAGCGGAAACAAAGTATTCCAATTGGCCGACCGGTGGGCGGACGATTGCGTGAAACTCCAGCCCAACATCGTTAGCATTCTGATCGGCGTGAACGATTTTTGGCACACGCTCAATGGTGGATACAAAGGCACGATCGAGACCTATGAAAAGGATTATCGTGCCCTGATCGAGCGCACCTTGACCGAGCTTCCGGGGGTCAGCCTGGCCATTTGCGAGCCGTTCGTCCTCCGCTGCGGCGCGGTAAACGACCGTTGGTTCCCCGAGTTCGACAAATACCGCAAGGTCTCGCGGACCCTGGCCGAGGAGTATCGCGCCCGCTTTGTCGCCTTTCAGCTGATGTTCGATCGCGCCGTCAAGTATGCCCCCGCCGAATACTGGGCCAAGGATGGGGTTCACCCGACAGCCGCCGGCAGCGCACTCATGGCGCACACCTGGCTGAACGTGGTGTTGAGCAAGCGGGGCTAG
- a CDS encoding ABC transporter ATP-binding protein — translation MSNLGNIIRFGWPYLRRYSSRLIAGILVGILFGISNAVILGSADFVMQRLSGPKDKNPWQTYTLPAPDGANSTPSTVVSNLVISLSEVGEIWIDDLRWTDSAANPPGNPRAISEITFNETTNLTRATGSHQASVIEDPDQLGNKVLRILCTGSSSAPSSTVELALPAGHLLAAGHRYDVSLRAKPGRGAPKLILRYPGSGDERSITLSTKESSLPKLKSLSEWTDRANRWRTKVYLELDPWIPLKGRPMDGHQMLGVLLLFPALMALRGYLGFLSSYCLGWVSQRVVNDLQVDVLAKLQSLSVDFFNRSKLGDLTMRIHVDTAALQRSLDEGLGDIIKQPVTVVAIFGFLLVKDWALTLFLLVLLPFCLAPVIILGKKARKAATKGVQTKVSQANLLIEALAGIRVVKAFSLESQQLARFRNYATELVRHGVKGLQAKEMINPIIETVTALILGLLVVLLFKSGRNWDDMMLFILGLVSVYTPLKSLTRVHMIFQQSRVGIERMAQILDEQPTVREPANPQILPPFERQIRFEAVSFAYKDATVLHELSIEIPRGQKLGLAGESGSGKSTLLNLLFRFYDPTGGRVTIDGIDLRTLRTASLRDQMALVSQEIVLFDQTVAENIAYGKQGATPDEIEAAAKAAFAHEFILQLPHGYETQVGERGVSLSGGQRQRLAIARAFVRNAPILVLDEATASLDSQAESEVQRAIDVLAEHRTVICVAHRLSTLANLDRIIVLEKGRIVQDGTFQELIRTEGPFAWMARKQGMSGL, via the coding sequence ATGAGTAATCTAGGCAACATCATCCGCTTCGGATGGCCCTATCTCCGTCGCTACTCCTCCCGGCTCATCGCCGGGATCTTGGTGGGCATTCTCTTTGGGATCAGCAATGCCGTCATCCTGGGATCCGCTGATTTCGTGATGCAGAGGCTGTCGGGACCCAAGGATAAAAACCCTTGGCAAACCTATACTCTCCCGGCACCGGACGGAGCCAACTCCACGCCTTCAACGGTTGTCAGCAACCTTGTCATCAGTTTGTCGGAGGTAGGAGAAATTTGGATCGACGACCTGCGATGGACAGACAGCGCCGCGAATCCTCCGGGGAACCCTCGAGCGATATCAGAGATCACCTTCAACGAAACCACGAATCTCACTCGAGCGACCGGCAGTCACCAAGCCAGCGTGATCGAGGATCCGGATCAACTGGGAAATAAGGTCCTCCGTATCCTATGCACCGGCTCCTCCAGCGCTCCGTCCAGTACTGTCGAGCTCGCTCTGCCCGCCGGCCACCTGTTGGCGGCCGGGCATCGCTACGACGTCTCGCTTCGGGCAAAGCCCGGACGCGGAGCCCCCAAGCTCATTCTCCGTTATCCGGGAAGCGGCGATGAACGTTCGATCACCTTGTCGACCAAGGAAAGCTCTCTACCGAAGCTCAAGTCTCTAAGCGAATGGACCGATCGGGCGAACCGGTGGCGAACTAAGGTGTATCTTGAGTTGGACCCCTGGATCCCCCTGAAGGGACGACCGATGGATGGCCACCAGATGCTCGGGGTCCTCCTGCTCTTCCCGGCCCTCATGGCATTGCGCGGCTATCTTGGGTTCCTCAGCAGCTACTGCCTCGGGTGGGTAAGCCAGCGCGTCGTAAACGACCTGCAAGTGGATGTCCTGGCGAAACTCCAGTCTCTCTCGGTGGATTTCTTCAACCGATCCAAGCTTGGCGACTTGACCATGCGGATTCATGTAGACACCGCCGCCTTGCAACGCAGCCTCGATGAGGGTCTCGGAGACATCATCAAGCAACCCGTGACCGTCGTGGCCATCTTTGGGTTTCTGCTCGTCAAGGACTGGGCTCTGACCCTGTTCCTGCTCGTGCTCCTCCCCTTCTGCCTGGCACCGGTGATCATCCTGGGTAAGAAGGCGCGCAAGGCCGCGACTAAGGGGGTGCAAACCAAAGTCTCTCAAGCAAACCTGCTCATCGAAGCCTTGGCGGGCATTCGAGTGGTGAAAGCGTTCAGCCTCGAGTCCCAGCAACTCGCCCGGTTCCGCAACTATGCCACCGAACTGGTGCGTCACGGCGTCAAGGGACTGCAAGCCAAGGAAATGATCAACCCGATCATTGAAACGGTTACCGCTCTGATTCTCGGTCTGCTGGTCGTGCTCCTGTTCAAGAGCGGACGCAATTGGGATGACATGATGCTGTTCATCCTGGGGTTGGTGTCGGTTTACACTCCGCTGAAAAGCCTGACTCGCGTGCACATGATCTTCCAGCAATCGCGCGTGGGCATTGAACGCATGGCGCAGATCCTGGATGAACAACCCACCGTCAGGGAGCCTGCCAACCCGCAGATCCTCCCGCCGTTCGAAAGGCAGATCCGCTTTGAAGCAGTCTCGTTCGCCTATAAGGACGCTACCGTGCTCCACGAGCTCAGCATCGAGATTCCCCGCGGTCAAAAACTCGGGCTGGCCGGAGAAAGCGGGTCGGGAAAGAGCACTCTGCTCAATTTGCTGTTCCGCTTCTACGATCCGACCGGCGGGCGCGTCACGATCGATGGAATCGATCTGCGCACCCTCCGGACCGCCAGCCTGCGGGACCAGATGGCCCTGGTGAGCCAAGAGATTGTCCTCTTCGACCAGACGGTCGCGGAGAATATCGCCTACGGCAAACAGGGGGCAACTCCGGACGAAATTGAAGCGGCCGCCAAAGCCGCCTTCGCCCATGAGTTCATTCTCCAGCTGCCCCATGGTTACGAGACTCAGGTGGGCGAACGCGGCGTTTCACTGTCGGGCGGCCAGCGCCAGCGACTCGCCATTGCCCGGGCGTTTGTACGCAACGCGCCCATCCTGGTTCTCGACGAGGCCACCGCCTCCTTGGACTCCCAGGCGGAATCCGAGGTCCAGCGCGCGATCGATGTTCTGGCTGAGCACCGAACGGTGATTTGTGTCGCCCACCGGCTCTCCACGCTGGCCAACCTGGATCGCATCATCGTCTTGGAGAAAGGACGCATTGTGCAGGATGGAACCTTCCAGGAGTTGATCCGGACGGAGGGTCCCTTCGCCTGGATGGCCCGCAAACAAGGGATGTCCGGGTTATAG